A genome region from Akkermansiaceae bacterium includes the following:
- a CDS encoding type II toxin-antitoxin system RelE/ParE family toxin, which yields MSLEVSIALRAEQDMTLQYRWYLENADLDVAERYLLAVHETILRIAEWPGIGRRRRFRAPELAHIRSIQVKSPFDCHLLFYLESDTLRIERVMHGARDLPERLLEDPEG from the coding sequence ATGAGCCTGGAAGTGTCGATTGCCCTGCGGGCTGAGCAGGATATGACCCTCCAATACCGCTGGTATCTGGAAAATGCCGACCTCGACGTGGCGGAGCGTTATTTGCTGGCAGTGCATGAAACGATTTTGAGGATCGCCGAGTGGCCGGGCATAGGACGCCGCCGCCGTTTTCGAGCGCCCGAACTCGCTCATATTCGCAGCATCCAGGTGAAAAGCCCTTTTGACTGCCACCTGCTCTTTTATCTCGAAAGCGACACCCTCCGCATCGAACGCGTCATGCACGGAGCACGCGATCTCCCTGAACGATTGCTGGAAGATCCCGAAGGATAG